The following are encoded in a window of Impatiens glandulifera chromosome 5, dImpGla2.1, whole genome shotgun sequence genomic DNA:
- the LOC124938039 gene encoding carnosine N-methyltransferase-like isoform X1 yields the protein MSMMSIGSEEEEELRRRKLDEALEVKSLRRIISAYLNYPEASEEDVKRYELSFQKLPLSHKALLSHLPQKFQQLRWCISENSVFIFQMLQAFDPPLNMSQDIDICEHEKLKTTNKHYGEKDARSCQSEEKSHHHSIDEAKSVDEKDVARRLPEVKENKLNVTGINGESLSVDDAGGSCVKNMQQVEFSSSPDWLDPSLQSHVPMVDVDKVRCIIRNIVRDWAPEGKIERDQCYKPILEELESQFPNRSAGSPPSCLVPGAGLGRLALEISCLGFVCQGNEFSYYMMICSSYILNYTQVAGEWTIYPWIHSNCNALSDRDQLRPVSMPDIHPASAGITEGFSMCGGDFVEVYKDPSQAGTWDAVVTCFFIDTAHNIVEYIEIISKLLKDGGVWINLGPLLYHFADMYGQEDEMSVELSLEEVKRVAFHYGFELEKEKTIEATYTTNPRSMMQNRYFAAFWTMRKKASRVAVETQATT from the exons ATGTCGATGATGAGTATTGGAtcggaagaggaggaggagctACGACGGCGAAAGTTAGATGAAGCCCTTGAAGTCAAATCTTTGCGCCGTATTATTAGCGCTTACCTCAA CTATCCAGAGGCTTCAGAGGAGGATGTCAAAAGATACGAGCTCTCTTTCCAAAAGCTTCCTCTTTCTCACAAG GCTTTGCTTTCTCACCTTCCTCAGAAATTCCAACAATTAAGATG GTGTATATCTGAGAATTCAGTATTCATATTTCAGATGCTTCAG GCTTTTGATCCCCCACTTAATATGAGCCAAGACATTGATATTTGTGAGCATGAAAAGTTGAAGACTACTAATAAGCATTATGGAGAAAAAGATGCTCGTTCTTGTCAGTCAGAAGAAAAATCACATCACCATAGCATTGATGAGGCTAAGTCTGTAGATGAAAAGGATGTAGCACGCAGGCTGCCAGAAGTG AAGGAGAATAAGTTAAATGTTACTGGGATAAATGGTGAAAGCCTTTCTGTGGATGATGCTGGAGGCAGttgtgttaaaaatatgcaACAGGTA GAATTTTCGTCATCCCCTGATTGGCTAGATCCATCACTTCAGTCACATGTTCCCATGGTTGACGTGGATAAG GTTCGATGTATTATCAGGAATATAGTTAGAGACTGGGCACCAGAG GGGAAGATTGAACGTGACCAATGCTACAAACCCATTCTTGAAGAGCTAGAAAGTCAATTTCCTAATCGAAGTGCAGGAAG TCCTCCTTCTTGCTTAGTACCTGGTGCTGGCCTTGGTAGGTTGGCTTTGGAAATTTCATGCCTTG GCTTTGTTTGCCAGGGAAATGAATTTTCCTATTACATGATGATTTGCTCAAGCTATATTCTTAACTA TACCCAGGTTGCTGGTGAGTGGACAATATATCCTTGGATTCATAGCAATTGCAATGCACTTTCAGACAGGGATCAACTTCGTCCAGTTTCTATGCCAGATATACATCCAGCAAG CGCAGGAATCACGGAAGGGTTTTCTATGTGTGGCGGTGACTTTGTTGAAGTATATAAGGATCCAAGTCAAGCAG GAACTTGGGATGCAGTTGTCACTTGCTTCTTCATAGATACAGCTCATAACATAGTTGAATACATTGAAATCATCTCCAAACTACTCAAAGATGGGGGA gTCTGGATAAATTTGGGACCCCTACTTTATCACTTTGCTGATATGTATGGACAAGAAGAT GAAATGTCTGTTGAACTAAGCCTGGAAGAAGTGAAGAGGGTTGCTTTCCATTATGGGTTTGAATTGGAG AAAGAAAAGACGATAGAAGCAACCTACACAACAAACCCACGTTCTATGATGCAA AACCGATATTTTGCTGCCTTTTGGACTATGAGAAAGAAGGCATCAAGAGTGGCGGTGGAAACTCAAGCCACTACATGA
- the LOC124938039 gene encoding carnosine N-methyltransferase-like isoform X3, with product MSMMSIGSEEEEELRRRKLDEALEVKSLRRIISAYLNYPEASEEDVKRYELSFQKLPLSHKALLSHLPQKFQQLRWCISENSVFIFQMLQAFDPPLNMSQDIDICEHEKLKTTNKHYGEKDARSCQSEEKSHHHSIDEAKSVDEKDVARRLPEVEFSSSPDWLDPSLQSHVPMVDVDKVRCIIRNIVRDWAPEGKIERDQCYKPILEELESQFPNRSAGSPPSCLVPGAGLGRLALEISCLGFVCQGNEFSYYMMICSSYILNYTQVAGEWTIYPWIHSNCNALSDRDQLRPVSMPDIHPASAGITEGFSMCGGDFVEVYKDPSQAGTWDAVVTCFFIDTAHNIVEYIEIISKLLKDGGVWINLGPLLYHFADMYGQEDEMSVELSLEEVKRVAFHYGFELEKEKTIEATYTTNPRSMMQNRYFAAFWTMRKKASRVAVETQATT from the exons ATGTCGATGATGAGTATTGGAtcggaagaggaggaggagctACGACGGCGAAAGTTAGATGAAGCCCTTGAAGTCAAATCTTTGCGCCGTATTATTAGCGCTTACCTCAA CTATCCAGAGGCTTCAGAGGAGGATGTCAAAAGATACGAGCTCTCTTTCCAAAAGCTTCCTCTTTCTCACAAG GCTTTGCTTTCTCACCTTCCTCAGAAATTCCAACAATTAAGATG GTGTATATCTGAGAATTCAGTATTCATATTTCAGATGCTTCAG GCTTTTGATCCCCCACTTAATATGAGCCAAGACATTGATATTTGTGAGCATGAAAAGTTGAAGACTACTAATAAGCATTATGGAGAAAAAGATGCTCGTTCTTGTCAGTCAGAAGAAAAATCACATCACCATAGCATTGATGAGGCTAAGTCTGTAGATGAAAAGGATGTAGCACGCAGGCTGCCAGAAGTG GAATTTTCGTCATCCCCTGATTGGCTAGATCCATCACTTCAGTCACATGTTCCCATGGTTGACGTGGATAAG GTTCGATGTATTATCAGGAATATAGTTAGAGACTGGGCACCAGAG GGGAAGATTGAACGTGACCAATGCTACAAACCCATTCTTGAAGAGCTAGAAAGTCAATTTCCTAATCGAAGTGCAGGAAG TCCTCCTTCTTGCTTAGTACCTGGTGCTGGCCTTGGTAGGTTGGCTTTGGAAATTTCATGCCTTG GCTTTGTTTGCCAGGGAAATGAATTTTCCTATTACATGATGATTTGCTCAAGCTATATTCTTAACTA TACCCAGGTTGCTGGTGAGTGGACAATATATCCTTGGATTCATAGCAATTGCAATGCACTTTCAGACAGGGATCAACTTCGTCCAGTTTCTATGCCAGATATACATCCAGCAAG CGCAGGAATCACGGAAGGGTTTTCTATGTGTGGCGGTGACTTTGTTGAAGTATATAAGGATCCAAGTCAAGCAG GAACTTGGGATGCAGTTGTCACTTGCTTCTTCATAGATACAGCTCATAACATAGTTGAATACATTGAAATCATCTCCAAACTACTCAAAGATGGGGGA gTCTGGATAAATTTGGGACCCCTACTTTATCACTTTGCTGATATGTATGGACAAGAAGAT GAAATGTCTGTTGAACTAAGCCTGGAAGAAGTGAAGAGGGTTGCTTTCCATTATGGGTTTGAATTGGAG AAAGAAAAGACGATAGAAGCAACCTACACAACAAACCCACGTTCTATGATGCAA AACCGATATTTTGCTGCCTTTTGGACTATGAGAAAGAAGGCATCAAGAGTGGCGGTGGAAACTCAAGCCACTACATGA
- the LOC124939946 gene encoding uncharacterized protein LOC124939946, with the protein MFEKDTAGQTNIYPIEPAIYIAESAISSGSAGSSSEGAENTAAVAAGFALISIALASSILLQLVKKTTDIQQPLEQQYSGPSLTYYITKFKPPPPQPQPKFFKPHNLNLLLLLNYHSSSSSDSASRRLLLLLYLHHTALATSKYIYIFVLKILIGLPTYLIYIYIYDYDHLRPLHIL; encoded by the exons ATGTTTGAGAAGGACACAGCTGGTCAGACCAACATATACCCAATCGAG CCTGCAATTTACATAGCTGAAAGTGCTATAAGCTCAGGCAGTGCAGGTTCTTCCTCGGAAGGAGCAGAGAACACTGCAGCCGTTGCAGCAGGTTTTGCTCTCATATCTATTGCACTAGCTTCATCCATATTACTCCAACTAGTGAAGAAGACCACCGACATTCAACAACCACTTGAACAACAATACTCTGGCCCATCCCTTACTTACTATATCACTAAGTTCAAGCCTCCTCCACCACAACCACAACCCAAATTCTTCAAGCCCCACAACCTCAATCTCCTCCTTCTCCTCAATTATcactcctcctcctcctccgatTCAGCTTCAAGACgactcctcctcctcctctacCTCCACCACACTGCCTTAGCTactagtaaatatatatatatatttgtactcAAAATACTCATTGGGTTACCTAcctaccttatatatatatatatctatgaCTATGATCACCTCCGTCCATTGCATATATTATGA
- the LOC124938039 gene encoding carnosine N-methyltransferase-like isoform X2 produces the protein MSMMSIGSEEEEELRRRKLDEALEVKSLRRIISAYLNYPEASEEDVKRYELSFQKLPLSHKALLSHLPQKFQQLRWCISENSVFIFQMLQAFDPPLNMSQDIDICEHEKLKTTNKHYGEKDARSCQSEEKSHHHSIDEAKSVDEKDVARRLPEVKENKLNVTGINGESLSVDDAGGSCVKNMQQEFSSSPDWLDPSLQSHVPMVDVDKVRCIIRNIVRDWAPEGKIERDQCYKPILEELESQFPNRSAGSPPSCLVPGAGLGRLALEISCLGFVCQGNEFSYYMMICSSYILNYTQVAGEWTIYPWIHSNCNALSDRDQLRPVSMPDIHPASAGITEGFSMCGGDFVEVYKDPSQAGTWDAVVTCFFIDTAHNIVEYIEIISKLLKDGGVWINLGPLLYHFADMYGQEDEMSVELSLEEVKRVAFHYGFELEKEKTIEATYTTNPRSMMQNRYFAAFWTMRKKASRVAVETQATT, from the exons ATGTCGATGATGAGTATTGGAtcggaagaggaggaggagctACGACGGCGAAAGTTAGATGAAGCCCTTGAAGTCAAATCTTTGCGCCGTATTATTAGCGCTTACCTCAA CTATCCAGAGGCTTCAGAGGAGGATGTCAAAAGATACGAGCTCTCTTTCCAAAAGCTTCCTCTTTCTCACAAG GCTTTGCTTTCTCACCTTCCTCAGAAATTCCAACAATTAAGATG GTGTATATCTGAGAATTCAGTATTCATATTTCAGATGCTTCAG GCTTTTGATCCCCCACTTAATATGAGCCAAGACATTGATATTTGTGAGCATGAAAAGTTGAAGACTACTAATAAGCATTATGGAGAAAAAGATGCTCGTTCTTGTCAGTCAGAAGAAAAATCACATCACCATAGCATTGATGAGGCTAAGTCTGTAGATGAAAAGGATGTAGCACGCAGGCTGCCAGAAGTG AAGGAGAATAAGTTAAATGTTACTGGGATAAATGGTGAAAGCCTTTCTGTGGATGATGCTGGAGGCAGttgtgttaaaaatatgcaACAG GAATTTTCGTCATCCCCTGATTGGCTAGATCCATCACTTCAGTCACATGTTCCCATGGTTGACGTGGATAAG GTTCGATGTATTATCAGGAATATAGTTAGAGACTGGGCACCAGAG GGGAAGATTGAACGTGACCAATGCTACAAACCCATTCTTGAAGAGCTAGAAAGTCAATTTCCTAATCGAAGTGCAGGAAG TCCTCCTTCTTGCTTAGTACCTGGTGCTGGCCTTGGTAGGTTGGCTTTGGAAATTTCATGCCTTG GCTTTGTTTGCCAGGGAAATGAATTTTCCTATTACATGATGATTTGCTCAAGCTATATTCTTAACTA TACCCAGGTTGCTGGTGAGTGGACAATATATCCTTGGATTCATAGCAATTGCAATGCACTTTCAGACAGGGATCAACTTCGTCCAGTTTCTATGCCAGATATACATCCAGCAAG CGCAGGAATCACGGAAGGGTTTTCTATGTGTGGCGGTGACTTTGTTGAAGTATATAAGGATCCAAGTCAAGCAG GAACTTGGGATGCAGTTGTCACTTGCTTCTTCATAGATACAGCTCATAACATAGTTGAATACATTGAAATCATCTCCAAACTACTCAAAGATGGGGGA gTCTGGATAAATTTGGGACCCCTACTTTATCACTTTGCTGATATGTATGGACAAGAAGAT GAAATGTCTGTTGAACTAAGCCTGGAAGAAGTGAAGAGGGTTGCTTTCCATTATGGGTTTGAATTGGAG AAAGAAAAGACGATAGAAGCAACCTACACAACAAACCCACGTTCTATGATGCAA AACCGATATTTTGCTGCCTTTTGGACTATGAGAAAGAAGGCATCAAGAGTGGCGGTGGAAACTCAAGCCACTACATGA